One segment of Cervus canadensis isolate Bull #8, Minnesota chromosome 32, ASM1932006v1, whole genome shotgun sequence DNA contains the following:
- the SRRM2 gene encoding serine/arginine repetitive matrix protein 2 isoform X3, producing MYNGIGLPTPRGSGTNGYVQRNLSLVRGRRGERPDYKGEEELRRLEAALVKRPNPDILDHERKRRVELRCLELEEMMEEQGYEEQQIQEKVATFRLMLLEKDVNPGGKEENPGQRPAVTETHQLAELNEKKNERLRAAFGISDSYVDGSSFDPQRRAREAKQPAPEPPKPYSLVRESSSSRSPTPKQKKKKKKKDRGRSESSSPRRERKKSSKKKKHRSESESKKRKHRSPTPKSKRKSKDKKRKRSRSTTPAPKSRRAHRSTSADSASSSDTSRSRSRSAAAKTHTTALTGRSPSPALGRRGEGDVPPREPGTTNIGQPSSPEPSTKQPSSPCEDKDKDKKEKSAVRPSPSPERSNTGPEPPAPTLLLAEQHGGSPQPLATTPLSQEPVNPPSEASPAQGHSPPKSPEKPPQSSSESCPPSPQPTKVSRHASSSPESPKPAPAPGSRRESSSPASKSRSHGRAKRAKSHSHTPSRRVGRSRSPTTTKRGRSRSRTPTKRGHSRSRSPQWRRSRSAQRWGRSRSPQRRGRSRSPQRPGWSRSRNAQRRGRSRSARRGRSHSRSPATRGRSRSRTPARRGRSRSRTPTRRRSRSRTPARRRSRSRTPARRGRSRSRTPARRRSRTRSPVRRRSRSRSPARRSGRSRSRTPARRGRSRSRTPARRSGRSRSRTPTRRSGRSRSRTPNRRGRSQSRTPARRGRSRSRSLVRRGRSHSRTPPRRGRSGSSSERKNKSRTSQRRSRSNSSPEMKKSRLSSRRSRSLSSPRSKAKSRLSVRRSLSESSPCPKQKSQTPPRRSRSGSSQRKAKSRTPLRRSRSGSSPPGNQKSKTPSRQSHSSSSPQPKMKSGTPPRQGSITSPQVNEESATPQRRSRSESSPDPEVKSRTPSRHSCSGSSPSRVKSGTPPRRSRSGSSSPQPKVKAVTSPSQSHSGFSSPSPSRMTSKTPPRQSRSVSPCSKTESRLLQRHSHSRSSSPDTKVKPGTPPRQSHSGSTSPCPKAKSQTPPGHNLLGSKSPCSQEKSKDSLAQSCSGSFSLCPGVKSSTPPSFLQQKGQSPTSPDSRSGTSSPEMRPSYSESPYLQSKSQTPPKSSCSRSSSPVAELAPRSPTRGELSASPKLKSGISPEQRRSQSDSFSYPAIDSKPLLGQSRLEPSESKEKTSLVLQEDVSASPLRPRDKLSPPPVQNRPESSPILRDTPRTPSRERGGVGSSPDAKDQSSALAKPSQDEELMEVVEKPEESSNQVLPHLSPELKEMAGSNVESSPEIERPAVPLTLDQSQLQASSEEVPAMASAWSGPHFSPEHKELSNSPPRENSFGSPLEFRNSGGPVAEMNTGFSPEGKDLNGPFPNQLETDPSLDMKEQSTRSSRHSSSELSPDVVEKAGMSSNQSVSSPVLDTIPRTPSRERSSSASSPELKDGLPRTPSRRSRSGSSPGLRDGSGTPSRHSLSGSSPGMKDIPRTPSRGRSECDSSPEPKALPQTPRPRSRSPSSPELNNKCLTPQRERSGSESSVEQKTVARTPLGQRRRSGSSQELDGKPSASPQERSESDSSPDSKAKTRMPLRQRSHSGSSPEVDSKSRPSPRHSRAGSSPEVKEKPRAAPRAQSGSDSSPEPKAPAPRVLPRRSRSGSSSKGRGPSPEGSSSSESSPEHPPKSRTARRSSRSSPEPKTKSRTPPRRRSSRSSPELTRKARLSRRSRSASSSPETRSRTPPRRRRSPSVSSPEPAEKSRSSRRRRSASSPRTKTASRRGRSPSPKPRGLQRSRSRSRREKTRATRRRDRSGSSQSTSRRRQRSRSRSRVTRRRRGGSGYHSRSPARQESSRTSSRRRRGRSRTPPTSRKRSRSRTSPAPWKRSRSRASPATHRRSRSRTPLVSRRRSRSRTSPVSRRRSRSRTSVTRRRSRSRASPVSRRRSRSRTPPVTRRRSRSRTPTRRRSRSRTPPVTRRRSRSRTPPVTRRRSRSRTSPITRRRSRSRTSPVTRRRSRSRTSPVTRRRSRSRTSPVTRRRSRSRTPPAIRRRSRSRTPLLPRKRSRSRSPLAIRRRSRSRTPRTTRGKRSLTRSPPAIRRRSASGSSSDRSRSATPPATRNHSGSRTPPVALNSSRMGCFSRPSMSPTPLDRCRSPGVLEPLGSSRTPMSVLQQAGGSMMDGPGPRIPDHPRASVPENHAQSRIALALTAISLGTARPPPSMSAAGLAARMSQVPAPVPLMSLRTAPAASLASRIPAASAAAMNLASARTPALPSAVNLADSRTPAAAAAMNLASPRTAVAPSAVNLADPRTPTAPAVNLAGARTPAALAALSLTGSGTAPTAANYPSSSRAPQAPAPANLVGPRSAHATAPVNIASSRTPPALAPANLTSARMAPALSGANLTSPRVPLSAYERVSGRTSPPLLDRARSRTPPGGPGSRTPPSAPSQSRVTSERAPSPASRMVQAPSQSALPPAQDRPRSPVPSAFSDQSRSLLAQTPPVAGSQSLSSGTVAKTTSSAGDHNGMLSGPVPGVSHPEGGDPPACAGAQQPSTLAALQPAKERRSSSSSSSSSSSSSSSSSSSSSSSSSGSSSSDSEGSSLPAQPEVALKRVPSPAPAPKEAVREGRPQEPAPAKRKRRSSSSSSSSSSSSSSSSSSSSSSSSSSSSSSSSSSSSSTSSSPSPAKPGPQALPKPASPKKAPPGERRSRSPRKPIDSLRDSRSLSYSPAERRRPSPQPSPRDQQSSSERGSRRSQRGDSRSPGHKRRKETPSPRPVRHRSSRSP from the exons ATGTACAACGGGATCGGGCTGCCGACGCCCCGGGGCAGCGGCACCAACGGCTACGTCCAGCGCAACCTGTCCCTGGTGCGGGGCCGCCGGGGTGAGCGGCCTGACTACAAGGGAGAGGAGGAACTGCGGCGCCTGGAGGCTGCCCTGGTGAAGCGGCCTAATCCTGACATCCTGGACCACGAGCGCAAGCGGCGCGTGGAGCTGCGATGCCTCGAGCTGGAGGAGATGATGGAGGAGCAGGG GTACGAAGAACAGCAAATTCAGGAAAAAGTGGCGACCTTTCGACTCATGTTGCTGGAGAAGGATGTGAACCctggggggaaggaggagaaccCAGGGCAGAGGCCAGC GGTAACTGAGACTCACCAGTTGGCAGAATTGAATGAGAAGAAGAATGAGCGACTCCGAGCTGCCTTTGGCATCAGTGATTCCTATGTGGATGGCAGCTCTTTTGATCCCCAGCGTCGCGCTCGAGAAGCTAAACAACCAGCTCCTGAGCCTCCCAAACCTTACAG CCTTGTCCGGGAGTCTAGCAGTTCTCGCTCACCAACAccaaagcaaaagaagaagaaaaagaagaaagatagagGACG GTCAGAGAGCAGCTCTCCTCGACGAGAGAGGAAGAAGAGTTCTAAGAAGAAGAAGCACAG GTCAGAATCTGAatccaagaaaagaaagcatag GTCTCCTACTCCAAAGAGCAAACGTAAATCTAAGGACAAGAAGCGGAAGCG ATCTCGAAGTACAACTCCAGCCCCCAAGAGCCGACGGGCCCACCGTTCAACTTCTGCTGACTCTGCTTCTTCTTCAGATACTTCCCGCAGTCG GTCTCGAAGTGCTGCAGCTAAAACCCATACAACTGCCTTGACTGGACGAAGTCCTTCGCCTGCTTTGGGGCGTCGAGGGGAGGGAGATGTACCTCCCAGGGAACCAGGTACTACCAACATAGGGCAGCCTAGTAGTCCGGAGCCTTCCACAAAGCAGCCCAGCAGTCCCTGTGAAGACAAAGATAAAGACAAGAAGGAG AAATCTGCAGTTCGACCTAGTCCCTCTCCGGAAAGGAGCAACACAGGGCCAGAACCACCGGCTCCCACTCTGCTCCTTGCTGAGCAACATGGCGGCTCCCCACAACCCCTTGCAACAACCCCCTTAAGTCAGGAGCCAGTGAACCCTCCTTCTGAGGCTTCTCCAGCCCAGGGTCATTCACCACCTaaatctcctgagaaacctcccCAATCTTCTTCAGAGAGCTGCCCACCATCCCCTCAACCTACCAAAGTTTCTCGGCATGCCAGCTCTTCCCCTGAAAGCCCTAAACCGGCACCAGCTCCTGGGTCCCGCCGAGAGAGTTCTTCTCCTGCATCCAAGAGTCGCTCGCATGGCCGAGCAAAACGGGCCAAGTCACATTCTCATACTCCTTCCCGTAGGGTAGGGAGGTCCCGTAGTCCTACCACCACTAAGAGGGGGCGGTCTCGGTCTCGAACCCCTACCAAGAGAGGTCATTCTCGGTCCCGGTCACCTCAGTGGCGTAGGTCACGTTCTGCACAGAGGTGGGGACGATCTAGAAGCCCCCAGCGACGTGGCCGCTCTAGGTCTCCTCAGCGACCAGGCTGGTCCAGGAGCAGAAATGCACAGAGAAGAGGCAGGTCTAGATCAGCAAGACGAGGCAGGTCACACTCTAGATCCCCTGCAACTAGGGGCAGATCTCGTTCTAGAACACCTGCCCGGAGAGGCAGGTCTCGGTCTAGAACACCCACCAGGCGGAGGTCACGATCTAGAACACCAGCCAGGCGGAGGTCACGATCTAGAACACCCGCCCGGAGAGGCAGGTCTCGGTCTAGAACACCGGCTAGGCGCAGATCTAGGACCCGATCACCTGTACGACGGAGGTCTCGTAGTAGATCACCAGCCAGGAGAAGTGGCAGGTCACGTTCCAGAACCCCAGCCAGGCGTGGGCGCTCACGTTCTAGAACACCAGCAAGACGAAGTGGCCGGTCACGCTCTAGAACGCCAACTAGACGAAGTGGCCGGTCACGCTCTAGAACCCCAAACAGGAGAGGGAGATCTCAGTCTAGGACACCAGCAAGACGGGGAAGATCCCGTAGTAGAAGCCTAGTTAGACGGGGAAGATCTCACTCCAGAACACCACCAAGAAGGGGCAGGTCTGGCTCATCATCAGAGCGGAAGAACAAATCCCGCACATCACAGAGAAGGAGCAGGTCCAACTCAAGTCCAGAAATGAAGAAATCGCGGCTTTCTTCTAGGCGGAGCAGGTCTCTCTCTTCACCAAGGTCCAAAGCAAAATCCCGCTTGTCTGTGAGGCGAAGCCTTTCAGAGTCCTCTCCGTGCCCTAAACAAAAGTCTCAGACACCACCAAGGCGCAGTCGCTCCGGATCATCCCAGCGCAAAGCTAAATCTAGAACACCACTGAGACGAAGTCGCTCTGGTTCTTCTCCGCCTGGTAATCAGAAATCTAAAACACCATCAAGGCAAAGTCATTCCAGTTCATCTCCTCAACCTAAGATGAAGTCTGGAACGCCACCAAGGCAAGGGTCCATAACAAGTCCCCAGGTAAATGAAGAGTCTGCAACGCCACAGAGACGGAGCCGTTCTGAGTCATCACCTGACCCTGAGGTGAAGTCTAGGACCCCTTCAAGACatagctgctctgggtcttctccTTCTAGAGTGAAATCTGGCACACCTCCAAGACGGAGCCGATCTGGGTCGTCATCTCCACAACCCAAAGTGAAGGCAGTGACATCACCAAGCCAAAGCCATTCTGGCTTCTCTTCTCCAAGTCCTAGTAGGATGACATCTAAAACACCTCCAAGGCAAAGCAGATCAGTGTCTCCATGCTCTAAGACAGAATCTAGATTGTTGCAAAGACACAGCCATTCTAGATCTTCCTCTCCAGATACCAAAGTGAAACCTGGAACACCACCAAGACAAAGTCACTCAGGGTCTACTTCGCCATGCCCCAAAGCTAAGTCCCAAACTCCACCAGGGCATAATCTTCTTGGATCAAAGTCCCCATGTTCCCAAGAGAAGTCTAAAGATTCACTAGCACAAAGTTGCTCTGGATCCTTCTCCCTCTGTCCAGGAGTCAAGTCTAGCACGCCACCCTCATTTCTGCAACAGAAAGGACAATCTCCAACTTCACCAGACTCCAGATCTGGTACTTCAAGCCCAGAAATGAGACCAAGTTATTCTGAATCTCCATATCTGCAGAGCAAATCTCAAACACCTCCTAAGAGCAGCTGCTCTAGGTCCTCATCTCCAGTCGCTGAGCTGGCACCCAGATCTCCCACAAGAGGTGAATTGTCAGCAAGTCCTAAGCTGAAATCTGGAATATCTCCAGAACAGAGAAGGTCCCAGTCTGACTCTTTCTCATATCCTGCCATAGACTCTAAACCTCTTCTGGGGCAGAGCAGATTAGAGCCGTctgaatcaaaagaaaaaaccAGCTTAGTCCTGCAGGAGGATGTTAGTGCATCACCTCTAAGACCAAGAGACAAATTGAGTCCTCCTCCAGTGCAAAATAGGCCTGAGTCCTCACCAATACTCAGAGATACCCCTAGAACTCCATCAAGGGAAAGAGGTGGTGTTGGGTCATCTCCAGATGCAAAAGACCAAAGTTCTGCATTAGCTAAGCCAAGCCAAGATGAAGAATTAATGGAAGTAGTAGAGAAACCTGAAGAATCCTCAAACCAAGTCCTGCCACATTTGTCTCCAGAACTTAAAGAAATGGCTGGAAGTAATGTTGAATCATCTCCAGAAATAGAAAGGCCTGCTGTACCTTTGACTCTTGACCAAAGCCAGTTGCAGGCTTCTTCGGAAGAAGTCCCTGCAATGGCCTCAGCTTGGAGTGGGCCACACTTCTCTCCAGAACATAAAGAACTATCAAACTCTCCTCCCAGGGAGAATAGCTTTGGATCACCTTTAGAATTTAGAAACTCAGGAGGCCCTGTTGCAGAAATGAATACTGGATTTTCTCCTGAGGGTAAAGATTTGAATGGACCTTTTCCTAATCAGCTAGAGACAGATCCATCTCTAGATATGAAGGAACAATCAACAAGGTCCTCCAGACACAGCAGCTCTGAGTTATCCCCAGATGTGGTGGAAAAAGCAGGAATGTCTTCAAACCAGAGTGTGTCTTCGCCAGTACTTGATACTATACCGAGAACACCTTCCAGGGAAAGAAGTAGTTCTGCGTCTTCTCCTGAACTGAAAGATGGCTTACCCAGAACCCCCTCAAGGAGAAGCAGGTCTGGGTCTTCCCCAGGACTTAGAGATGGATCTGGGACTCCCTCCAGGCACAGCCTATCTGGGTCATCTCCTGGAATGAAAGATATACCTAGAACACCATCCAGGGGGAGAAGTGAATGTGATTCCTCTCCGGAACCAAAAGCTTTGCCTCAGACCCCTAGGCCAAGGAGTCGTTCTCCATCTTCCCCGGAGCTCAACAATAAGTGTCTTACCCcgcagagagagagaagtgggtCAGAGTCATCAGTTGAACAGAAGACTGTGGCTAGGACACCTCTTGGGCAGAGACGTCGGTCTGGATCTTCTCAGGAACTCGATGGGAAGCCCAGTGCATCCCCTCAGGAGAGAAGCGAGTCGGACTCTTCTCCAGATTCTAAAGCTAAGACACGGATGCCACTCAGGCAGAGGAGTCACTCTGGATCCTCTCCGGAGGTGGACAGCAAATCCCGGCCTTCTCCTCGGCATAGTAGGGCTGGCTCGTCCCCTGAGGTTAAAGAGAAGCCAAGAGCAGCACCCAGGGCACAGAGTGGTTCTGATTCCTCTCCTGAACCCAAGGCTCCTGCCCCTCGAGTCCTTCCAAGACGAAGCAGATCAGGTTCATCAAGCAAAGGCAGAGGCCCTTCTCCTGAAGGAAGCAGCAGTTCCGAGTCCTCTCCAGAACACCCTCCAAAATCCAGAACTGCTAGAAGAAGCTCTCGGTCATCACCAGAGCCAAAGACTAAATCTCGTACTCCGCCACGCCGTCGCAGCTCCCGGTCATCTCCTGAGCTGACTCGGAAGGCCCGGCTCTCCCGTAGGAGCCGTTCTGCATCATCCTCACCAGAGACCCGCTCTAGAACTCCCCCAAGACGCCGAAGAAGTCCCTCAGTATCTTCCCCAGAGCCAGCTGAAAAGTCGAGATCCTCACGCCGGCGGCGTTCAGCATCCTCTCCACGCACTAAGACAGCTTCAAGGAGAGGCCGTTCTCCTTCACCAAAGCCTCGTGGGCTCCAGAGGTCCCGTTCCCGCTCGAGGAGGGAGAAAACCAGGGCCACCCGACGTCGGGATAGGTCTGGATCTTCTCAGTCAACCTCTCGGAGAAGACAGCGGAGCCGGTCGAGGTCTCGGGTTACTCGCCGTCGGAGGGGAGGCTCTGGTTACCATTCAAGATCTCCTGCTcggcaggagagttccagaaccTCCTCTCGACGTCGCAGAGGTCGCTCTCGGACACCCCCAACCAGTCGGAAGCGTTCCCGCTCACGCACATCACCAGCACCGTGGAAACGCTCCAGGTCTCGGGCTTCTCCAGCTACTCACCGGCGATCCAGGTCCAGAACACCCCTGGTTAGCCGGCGGAGGTCCAGGTCTCGAACTTCACCAGTCAGTCGGAGACGATCCAGGTCTAGGACATCAGTGACTAGACGAAGATCCCGATCAAGAGCTTCGCCCGTGAGTCGAAGGCGATCTAGGTCCAGAACACCACCAGTAACCCGCCGACGTTCAAGGTCCAGAACACCGACCCGCCGGCGTTCCCGTTCTAGAACGCCACCAGTGACTCGAAGAAGGTCCAGATCTAGGACTCCACCCGTAACCAGGAGGCGATCTCGAAGCCGAACCTCCCCTATCACTCGCAGAAGATCAAGATCCAGAACATCCCCGGTCACCCGAAGGAGATCACGATCTCGCACTTCTCCAGTAACTCGAAGAAGGTCTCGCTCGCGAACCTCTCCAGTGACACGCCGCCGATCTAGGTCCCGAACTCCTCCAGCTATTCGGCGCCGCTCCAGGTCTCGAACCCCATTGCTGCCACGCAAGCGTTCACGAAGTCGTTCGCCACTTGCTATTCGCCGCCGTTCCCGATCACGTACTCCACGAACAACTCGGGGCAAACGGTCCTTAACAAGATCTCCTCCGGCCATCCGCAGGCGTTCTGCCTCTGGAAGCAGTTCCGATCGATCACGTTCTGCTACTCCTCCAGCAACAAGAAACCATTCTGGTTCTCGGACACCACCTGTAGCTCTCAATAGCTCCAGAATGGGCTGCTTCAGCCGTCCTAGCATGTCGCCAACTCCTCTTGACCGCTGTAGGTCACCCGGAGTGCTTGAGCCCCTTGGCAGCTCCAGAACACCCATGTCTGTTCTGCAGCAAGCTGGCGGTTCCATGATGGATGGTCCAGGTCCCCGAATTCCTGATCACCCACGAGCATCTGTACCTGAAAACCATGCACAGTCGAGAATTGCACTTGCCCTGACGGCCATCAGCCTTGGCACCGCGCGGCCGCCTCCGTCCATGTCTGCGGCTGGCCTTGCTGCGAGAATGTCCCAGGTTCCAGCCCCAGTGCCTCTCATGAGTCTCCGAACGGCCCCTGCGGCCAGTCTTGCCAGCAGGATCCCTGCAGCCTCTGCAGCAGCCATGAACCTGGCCAGCGCCAGGACACCTGCCCTGCCCTCAGCAGTTAACCTAGCTGACTCCAGAACACCAGCTGCGGCCGCAGCCATGAACTTGGCTAGCCCCAGAACAGCGGTGGCACCTTCGGCTGTGAACCTCGCTGACCCTCGTACTCCCACAGCCCCAGCTGTGAACCTAGCAGGAGCCAGAACCCCTGCTGCTTTGGCAGCTCTGAGTCTCACGGGTTCTGGCACAGCCCCGACTGCTGCAAACTATCCGTCCAGTTCCAGAGCACCCCAGGctccagcccctgcaaacctggtGGGTCCTAGGTCTGCACATGCCACAGCACCTGTGAATATCGCCAGCTCAAGAACCCCTCCAGCCTTGGCCCCTGCAAACCTCACTAGTGCTAGAATGGCTCCAGCCTTGTCTGGTGCAAACCTCACCAGTCCCAGGGTGCCCCTCTCTGCCTACGAGCGTGTTAGTGGGAGAACCTCACCACCACTCCTTGACCGAGCCAGGTCCAGAACCCcaccagggggcccaggttccagaACCCCGCCATCTGCCCCAAGCCAGTCTAGAGTGACCTCTGAGCGGGCTCCCTCTCCTGCTTCTAGAATGGTCCAGGCTCCCTCACAGTCTGCTCTTCCTCCAGCTCAGGATCGGCCTAGGTCCCCTGTGCCATCTGCTTTTTCTGACCAATCTCGATCTTTGCTTGCCCAGACCCCCCCTGTAGCAGGGTCTCAGTCCCTTTCCTCTGGGACGGTGGCAAAGACCACGTCCTCTGCTGGTGACCACAATGGCATGCTCTCTGGCCCTGTCCCCGGGGTGTCTCACCCAGAGGGTGGGGACCCACCTGCCTGTGCGGGGGCCCAGCAGCCTTCCACATTGGCTGCCCTGCAGCCAGCCAAGGAGCGGCGGAGTTCCTCGTCCTCGTCGTCCTctagctcctcctcctcctcgtcatCGTCCTcgtcctcctcgtcctcctcctctGGCTCCAGCTCTAGTGACTCGGAGGGCTCTAGCCTTCCCGCTCAACCTGAGGTAGCACTGAAGAG ggtccccagccctgccccagcacCCAAGGAGGCTGTTCGAGAGGGCCGTCCTCAGGAGCCAGCCCCAGCCAAGCGGAAGAGGCGTTCTAGCAGCTCCAgttccagctcctcctcctcctcctcctcatcctcctcctcttcctcctcctcctcctcctcttcctcatcctcctcctcctcttcctcctcctcctccacttcttcctccccctcccctgctaaGCCTGGCCCTCAGGCCTTGCCCAAACCTGCAAGCCCCAAGAAGGCACCCCCTGGCGAGCGGAG
- the SRRM2 gene encoding serine/arginine repetitive matrix protein 2 isoform X10 yields MYNGIGLPTPRGSGTNGYVQRNLSLVRGRRGERPDYKGEEELRRLEAALVKRPNPDILDHERKRRVELRCLELEEMMEEQGYEEQQIQEKVATFRLMLLEKDVNPGGKEENPGQRPAVTETHQLAELNEKKNERLRAAFGISDSYVDGSSFDPQRRAREAKQPAPEPPKPYSLVRESSSSRSPTPKQKKKKKKKDRGRRSESSSPRRERKKSSKKKKHRSESESKKRKHRSPTPKSKRKSKDKKRKRSRSTTPAPKSRRAHRSTSADSASSSDTSRSRRCTDHSEDTVPAL; encoded by the exons ATGTACAACGGGATCGGGCTGCCGACGCCCCGGGGCAGCGGCACCAACGGCTACGTCCAGCGCAACCTGTCCCTGGTGCGGGGCCGCCGGGGTGAGCGGCCTGACTACAAGGGAGAGGAGGAACTGCGGCGCCTGGAGGCTGCCCTGGTGAAGCGGCCTAATCCTGACATCCTGGACCACGAGCGCAAGCGGCGCGTGGAGCTGCGATGCCTCGAGCTGGAGGAGATGATGGAGGAGCAGGG GTACGAAGAACAGCAAATTCAGGAAAAAGTGGCGACCTTTCGACTCATGTTGCTGGAGAAGGATGTGAACCctggggggaaggaggagaaccCAGGGCAGAGGCCAGC GGTAACTGAGACTCACCAGTTGGCAGAATTGAATGAGAAGAAGAATGAGCGACTCCGAGCTGCCTTTGGCATCAGTGATTCCTATGTGGATGGCAGCTCTTTTGATCCCCAGCGTCGCGCTCGAGAAGCTAAACAACCAGCTCCTGAGCCTCCCAAACCTTACAG CCTTGTCCGGGAGTCTAGCAGTTCTCGCTCACCAACAccaaagcaaaagaagaagaaaaagaagaaagatagagGACG CAGGTCAGAGAGCAGCTCTCCTCGACGAGAGAGGAAGAAGAGTTCTAAGAAGAAGAAGCACAG GTCAGAATCTGAatccaagaaaagaaagcatag GTCTCCTACTCCAAAGAGCAAACGTAAATCTAAGGACAAGAAGCGGAAGCG ATCTCGAAGTACAACTCCAGCCCCCAAGAGCCGACGGGCCCACCGTTCAACTTCTGCTGACTCTGCTTCTTCTTCAGATACTTCCCGCAGTCG GCGCTGCACAGACCATTCGGAAGACACGGTCCCTGCCCTCTAG